Proteins from a single region of Lates calcarifer isolate ASB-BC8 linkage group LG19, TLL_Latcal_v3, whole genome shotgun sequence:
- the LOC108873885 gene encoding glucosamine-6-phosphate isomerase 2 isoform X1 — MTGSGSCDKTDVSQHLTAQLKNRVFSERAGTMRLVILDDYDLASEWAAKYIRNRIIQFKPSADRYFSLGLPTGSTPYGCYQKLIEYYRNGDISFKYVKTFNMDEYVGLPRAHPESYHSYMWNNFFKHIDIKPANAHILDGNAEDLEAECQAFEQKIAEAGGIELFVGGIGPDGHIAFNEPGSSLVSRTRVKTLAKDTIVANARFFGNDLSKVPTMALTVGVGTVMDAKEVMDQNHTDIFSSTTSCLLHCSLVMILITGAHKAFALYKAIEEGVNHMWTVSAFQQHPRTIFVCDEDATLELRVKTVKYFKGLMHVHNKLVDPVLSIKDQ; from the exons ATGACCGGTAGTGGATCATGTGACAAAACAGACGTTTCGCAACACCTGACTGCTCAGCTGAAAAACCGAGTGTTTTCAGAG AGAGCTGGTACGATGAGGCTGGTCATTCTGGACGACTATGATCTGGCCAGTGAGTGGGCAGCAAAATACATCCGCAACAGGATCATCCAGTTCAAGCCCTCCGCTGACAGATACTTCTCTTTGGGCCTGCCTACAG gaagTACTCCTTATGGCTGTTACCAGAAGTTAATTGAATACTACAGAAATGGAGATATTTCATTCAAATACGTGAAAACCTTCAACATGGATGAATATGTAG GTCTACCTCGTGCTCATCCAGAGAGCTACCACTCCTACATGTGGAACAACTTCTTCAAACACATTGACATCAAACCAGCCAATGCTCACATCCTGGATGGAAATGCAGAGGACCTGGAGGCAGAGTGTCAGGCCTTCGAGCAGAAGATCGCAGAAGCTGGAGGAATCGAGTTGTTTGTAGGAG gtattgGCCCTGATGGTCACATTGCATTCAATGAGCCAGGCTCCAGCCTTGTCTCCAGGACCAGAGTGAAAACCCTGGCTAAGGACACAATTGTAGCCAATGCTCGTTTTTTTGGTAACGACCTTTCCAAGGTTCCCACCATGGCTCTCACTGTGGGTGTAGGAACTGTCATGGATGCCAAGGAG gtgatGGATCAGAATCACACAGATATCTTCAGTTCCACTACCTCATGCCTTCTGCACTGCTCTCTG GTGATGATTCTGATCACAGGAGCTCACAAAGCCTTTGCTCTGTATAAAGCCATTGAAGAGGGAGTCAACCATATGTGGACAGTATCAGCCTTCCAACAACACCCACGGACCATCTTCGTCTGTGATGAGGATGCAACACTGGAGCTCCGAgtcaaaactgtcaaatacTTCAAAG GTTTAATGCATGTTCATAACAAGCTGGTGGACCCAGTGCTGAGCATAAAGGATCAGTAA
- the LOC108873885 gene encoding glucosamine-6-phosphate isomerase 2 isoform X2, protein MTGSGSCDKTDVSQHLTAQLKNRVFSERAGTMRLVILDDYDLASEWAAKYIRNRIIQFKPSADRYFSLGLPTGSTPYGCYQKLIEYYRNGDISFKYVKTFNMDEYVGLPRAHPESYHSYMWNNFFKHIDIKPANAHILDGNAEDLEAECQAFEQKIAEAGGIELFVGGIGPDGHIAFNEPGSSLVSRTRVKTLAKDTIVANARFFGNDLSKVPTMALTVGVGTVMDAKEVMILITGAHKAFALYKAIEEGVNHMWTVSAFQQHPRTIFVCDEDATLELRVKTVKYFKGLMHVHNKLVDPVLSIKDQ, encoded by the exons ATGACCGGTAGTGGATCATGTGACAAAACAGACGTTTCGCAACACCTGACTGCTCAGCTGAAAAACCGAGTGTTTTCAGAG AGAGCTGGTACGATGAGGCTGGTCATTCTGGACGACTATGATCTGGCCAGTGAGTGGGCAGCAAAATACATCCGCAACAGGATCATCCAGTTCAAGCCCTCCGCTGACAGATACTTCTCTTTGGGCCTGCCTACAG gaagTACTCCTTATGGCTGTTACCAGAAGTTAATTGAATACTACAGAAATGGAGATATTTCATTCAAATACGTGAAAACCTTCAACATGGATGAATATGTAG GTCTACCTCGTGCTCATCCAGAGAGCTACCACTCCTACATGTGGAACAACTTCTTCAAACACATTGACATCAAACCAGCCAATGCTCACATCCTGGATGGAAATGCAGAGGACCTGGAGGCAGAGTGTCAGGCCTTCGAGCAGAAGATCGCAGAAGCTGGAGGAATCGAGTTGTTTGTAGGAG gtattgGCCCTGATGGTCACATTGCATTCAATGAGCCAGGCTCCAGCCTTGTCTCCAGGACCAGAGTGAAAACCCTGGCTAAGGACACAATTGTAGCCAATGCTCGTTTTTTTGGTAACGACCTTTCCAAGGTTCCCACCATGGCTCTCACTGTGGGTGTAGGAACTGTCATGGATGCCAAGGAG GTGATGATTCTGATCACAGGAGCTCACAAAGCCTTTGCTCTGTATAAAGCCATTGAAGAGGGAGTCAACCATATGTGGACAGTATCAGCCTTCCAACAACACCCACGGACCATCTTCGTCTGTGATGAGGATGCAACACTGGAGCTCCGAgtcaaaactgtcaaatacTTCAAAG GTTTAATGCATGTTCATAACAAGCTGGTGGACCCAGTGCTGAGCATAAAGGATCAGTAA
- the LOC108873885 gene encoding glucosamine-6-phosphate isomerase 2 isoform X3: MRLVILDDYDLASEWAAKYIRNRIIQFKPSADRYFSLGLPTGSTPYGCYQKLIEYYRNGDISFKYVKTFNMDEYVGLPRAHPESYHSYMWNNFFKHIDIKPANAHILDGNAEDLEAECQAFEQKIAEAGGIELFVGGIGPDGHIAFNEPGSSLVSRTRVKTLAKDTIVANARFFGNDLSKVPTMALTVGVGTVMDAKEVMDQNHTDIFSSTTSCLLHCSLVMILITGAHKAFALYKAIEEGVNHMWTVSAFQQHPRTIFVCDEDATLELRVKTVKYFKGLMHVHNKLVDPVLSIKDQ, translated from the exons ATGAGGCTGGTCATTCTGGACGACTATGATCTGGCCAGTGAGTGGGCAGCAAAATACATCCGCAACAGGATCATCCAGTTCAAGCCCTCCGCTGACAGATACTTCTCTTTGGGCCTGCCTACAG gaagTACTCCTTATGGCTGTTACCAGAAGTTAATTGAATACTACAGAAATGGAGATATTTCATTCAAATACGTGAAAACCTTCAACATGGATGAATATGTAG GTCTACCTCGTGCTCATCCAGAGAGCTACCACTCCTACATGTGGAACAACTTCTTCAAACACATTGACATCAAACCAGCCAATGCTCACATCCTGGATGGAAATGCAGAGGACCTGGAGGCAGAGTGTCAGGCCTTCGAGCAGAAGATCGCAGAAGCTGGAGGAATCGAGTTGTTTGTAGGAG gtattgGCCCTGATGGTCACATTGCATTCAATGAGCCAGGCTCCAGCCTTGTCTCCAGGACCAGAGTGAAAACCCTGGCTAAGGACACAATTGTAGCCAATGCTCGTTTTTTTGGTAACGACCTTTCCAAGGTTCCCACCATGGCTCTCACTGTGGGTGTAGGAACTGTCATGGATGCCAAGGAG gtgatGGATCAGAATCACACAGATATCTTCAGTTCCACTACCTCATGCCTTCTGCACTGCTCTCTG GTGATGATTCTGATCACAGGAGCTCACAAAGCCTTTGCTCTGTATAAAGCCATTGAAGAGGGAGTCAACCATATGTGGACAGTATCAGCCTTCCAACAACACCCACGGACCATCTTCGTCTGTGATGAGGATGCAACACTGGAGCTCCGAgtcaaaactgtcaaatacTTCAAAG GTTTAATGCATGTTCATAACAAGCTGGTGGACCCAGTGCTGAGCATAAAGGATCAGTAA